A DNA window from Fimbriimonadaceae bacterium contains the following coding sequences:
- a CDS encoding response regulator, which produces MAEPKRILIIDDDLPIRRFLKASLDPVEYELIEAETGQQGIQATAMRNPQVVLLDLGLPDMDGVDVAKSLREWTQVPIIVLSARGQEKDKIDALEAGADDYLTKPFGMGELHARIRVALRRLGGGDAGEPVLETGGLRVDLAKRQVFRNGTEIHLTPNEYNLLAMLVRHAGRVVTHRQLLSEVWGPAYVEEGHYLRVYMGQLRHKLEDDPARPKLLINEPGVGYRLRV; this is translated from the coding sequence GTGGCTGAGCCCAAACGGATCCTGATCATTGACGACGACCTGCCCATCCGGCGCTTCCTCAAAGCCAGCCTGGATCCGGTCGAGTACGAGCTGATCGAGGCCGAGACCGGCCAGCAGGGCATCCAAGCGACCGCGATGCGCAACCCGCAGGTTGTGCTCTTGGATCTGGGCCTTCCCGACATGGATGGCGTGGACGTGGCAAAGAGCCTTCGGGAATGGACCCAAGTTCCGATCATCGTGCTCTCCGCCCGGGGCCAAGAGAAGGACAAGATCGATGCCCTGGAGGCCGGTGCGGACGACTACCTGACGAAACCGTTCGGCATGGGCGAGCTGCACGCCCGGATTCGGGTGGCCCTGCGACGCCTCGGAGGAGGAGACGCGGGCGAGCCTGTCCTCGAGACAGGGGGGCTGCGGGTCGATCTCGCGAAGCGGCAGGTGTTCCGCAATGGGACCGAGATCCACCTCACGCCAAACGAGTACAACCTGCTCGCCATGCTGGTCCGCCACGCCGGCCGGGTCGTCACCCATCGTCAGCTCTTGAGCGAGGTCTGGGGGCCGGCGTACGTGGAGGAAGGCCACTATCTGCGCGTCTACATGGGGCAACTTCGGCACAAGCTCGAAGACGACCCCGCGCGGCCCAAACTGCTGATCAACGAACCCGGCGTCGGCTACCGGCTCCGCGTGTAG
- a CDS encoding APC family permease, whose amino-acid sequence MFGAPIPTAREHHERLSLFFGLPVFASDALSSAAYATEAILSILILYSVTAMALQPTITFTICVLYVIVVISYQQTVYAYPTGGGSYIVASDNLGERPALVAGAALLIDYVLTVAVSIAAGVAALVSAFPALHPVLVPLNVAFIAIIAWANMRGVRESGTLFALPSYGFVLAMFVMIVCGVLRVWGQPVPQQTILAEPGSIGSEANFLLLFITLRAFSAGCVALTGVEAISNGVQAFRAPEARNAALSLRWLAVLMIFMFLGTGYLVQHLPEVSLYATKNPEYRTVVSQIAAFAFGPDSGGFYAIQFATAAILILAANTAFADFPRLGSILARDGYLPRPLARQGDRLVFQNGILLLAALAIALVWYFHGELDLLLPLYAVGVFTAFTISQTGMVRHWIKLKSKGWALRATVNGIGGLLTGVVAIVILVTKFAEGAWMVLLLMSATAVMLHAIKRRYKAISDQLALDGPRPPQMRQGAAILLVPRVHRGILSALDYTRGLHGEVRGFHVTIDKKSVPLVKEAWEHYAGEVPLVIVESPFRSLIEPILEYIDQMLEEEPDRVVTVIVPVAVAKKWTHRFLQENVGQQIKNALGKRQNVVVSSVRYFLD is encoded by the coding sequence GTGTTTGGTGCGCCCATTCCCACGGCGAGGGAACACCACGAACGGCTTTCGCTGTTCTTCGGGTTGCCTGTCTTTGCGTCGGACGCTCTTTCGTCGGCCGCCTATGCCACCGAGGCCATCCTCAGCATCCTGATCCTCTACAGCGTCACCGCGATGGCGCTTCAGCCCACGATCACGTTCACCATTTGCGTGCTGTACGTGATCGTCGTGATCTCGTACCAGCAGACCGTGTACGCGTACCCAACGGGCGGCGGCTCGTACATCGTCGCGTCCGACAACCTCGGTGAACGGCCTGCGCTGGTCGCCGGTGCGGCGCTGCTGATCGACTATGTGCTCACGGTTGCGGTCAGCATTGCGGCCGGCGTGGCGGCTTTAGTGTCGGCGTTTCCCGCGCTGCACCCGGTCCTCGTGCCTCTCAATGTCGCCTTCATCGCGATCATCGCCTGGGCGAACATGCGCGGCGTGCGGGAGTCGGGCACGCTCTTCGCCCTCCCGAGCTACGGATTTGTGCTTGCGATGTTCGTGATGATCGTCTGCGGAGTGCTTCGGGTTTGGGGCCAACCCGTTCCGCAACAGACGATCCTTGCCGAGCCCGGTTCCATCGGCAGCGAAGCGAACTTCCTGCTCCTCTTCATCACGCTGCGAGCCTTCTCGGCAGGCTGCGTCGCGCTGACTGGCGTCGAGGCGATCAGCAACGGCGTGCAGGCGTTCAGGGCTCCAGAGGCGCGCAACGCGGCCCTCAGCCTCAGATGGCTCGCCGTGCTGATGATCTTCATGTTTCTGGGCACGGGCTACCTCGTCCAGCACTTGCCCGAGGTCTCCCTGTACGCCACAAAGAACCCGGAGTACCGCACGGTCGTCTCGCAAATCGCCGCGTTTGCCTTCGGCCCCGACAGCGGCGGTTTCTACGCCATTCAATTCGCCACGGCCGCCATCCTCATCCTCGCCGCCAATACGGCCTTCGCCGATTTCCCGCGCCTTGGCAGCATCCTCGCCCGCGACGGTTACCTCCCGAGACCCCTTGCCCGCCAAGGCGACCGCCTGGTCTTTCAAAACGGAATCCTCCTCCTTGCCGCATTGGCGATCGCATTGGTCTGGTACTTCCACGGCGAACTCGACCTGCTCCTGCCGCTCTATGCCGTCGGGGTCTTCACCGCGTTCACCATCTCCCAAACCGGCATGGTCCGCCATTGGATCAAGCTCAAGAGCAAGGGGTGGGCGTTGCGGGCGACGGTCAACGGTATCGGGGGCCTGCTGACCGGAGTCGTCGCCATCGTCATTCTCGTCACCAAGTTTGCCGAGGGCGCGTGGATGGTCCTCTTGCTGATGAGCGCGACGGCAGTCATGCTCCATGCGATCAAACGCCGCTACAAAGCCATCTCCGATCAGCTCGCCTTGGATGGGCCGCGGCCGCCCCAAATGCGACAGGGGGCTGCCATCCTTCTCGTCCCCCGAGTCCACCGGGGAATCCTCTCGGCCCTGGACTACACGCGGGGACTTCATGGGGAGGTCCGCGGCTTCCACGTGACGATCGACAAGAAGAGCGTGCCGCTGGTGAAGGAGGCGTGGGAGCACTATGCGGGCGAGGTGCCGCTGGTGATCGTCGAATCCCCATTCCGTTCGCTGATCGAACCCATCCTCGAATACATCGACCAGATGCTGGAGGAAGAGCCGGATCGCGTGGTGACCGTCATCGTGCCGGTCGCCGTCGCTAAGAAGTGGACGCACCGCTTCCTGCAAGAGAACGTCGGCCAGCAGATCAAGAACGCGCTCGGGAAACGGCAGAACGTGGTGGTTTCGAGCGTCCGTTACTTCCTCGATTGA
- a CDS encoding sulfatase-like hydrolase/transferase codes for MFGALVLAAAAHVAPLNVVVLFTDDHRRTAVGALGIEPVKTPNIDTLYRDGTGFSNCSTMGGPHGALCVPSRAMLMTGRNLWHLGPRDPKTGAVDVGQVREEFTTWPEVFRAHGYQTFFTGKWHNNKDAVNRLFTDGAALFFGGMHAYETNGHFEPRIHDFDPTSAYPESDRHEVEAYSSELYANGAIEFLARRRDKSKPFAMYVAFTAPHDPRKAPPEWHAMYPPEKIELPPNFMPQHPFDNGDMKVRDEMLSPVPRTEARTRQDIADYYAMVSEVDAQIGRILDTLKREGLEQNTLVVLIGDNGLAVGQHGLLGKQSAYEHSMGVPLVFRGPGIPEGQMRSALVYHHDVTATLLEMAGMPRPKTMEAKSLVPVLTDPARVHRPVMVNCYQNRQRAVHIGDWKLIRYSVHGVEHAQLFNLAEDPWETKSLLGQPGSFARYRELNDALRDWMREQDDPGYDQFFEKAINRGSNGRSKPPRSAVSRARS; via the coding sequence ATGTTCGGCGCCCTCGTTCTCGCCGCAGCGGCCCACGTCGCGCCCCTCAACGTCGTGGTGCTCTTCACGGACGACCACCGCCGCACGGCGGTCGGCGCATTGGGCATCGAACCGGTCAAGACCCCGAACATCGACACGCTGTACCGCGACGGGACGGGTTTTTCGAACTGCTCGACGATGGGTGGTCCGCACGGGGCGCTGTGCGTTCCAAGCCGCGCCATGCTGATGACCGGGCGCAACCTGTGGCACCTGGGGCCGCGGGACCCGAAGACGGGGGCGGTGGACGTCGGCCAGGTCCGGGAGGAGTTCACCACGTGGCCGGAGGTGTTCCGCGCCCACGGCTACCAGACCTTCTTCACCGGCAAGTGGCACAACAACAAGGACGCGGTGAACCGCCTGTTCACCGACGGGGCGGCGCTGTTCTTCGGCGGCATGCACGCGTACGAGACGAACGGCCACTTCGAGCCCCGCATCCACGACTTCGACCCCACAAGCGCCTACCCCGAATCGGACCGGCACGAGGTGGAGGCGTATTCGAGCGAACTGTACGCGAACGGGGCGATCGAATTCCTCGCCCGTCGGCGAGACAAGTCGAAGCCGTTCGCGATGTACGTGGCGTTCACGGCGCCGCACGATCCGCGCAAAGCGCCGCCCGAGTGGCACGCCATGTATCCCCCAGAGAAGATCGAGCTCCCGCCGAACTTCATGCCCCAACACCCCTTCGACAACGGCGACATGAAGGTGCGCGACGAGATGCTCTCCCCGGTGCCAAGGACCGAGGCGCGGACAAGGCAGGACATCGCCGACTACTACGCGATGGTCAGCGAGGTCGACGCCCAGATTGGCCGCATTCTGGACACGTTGAAGCGCGAGGGGCTGGAGCAGAACACGTTGGTGGTGCTGATCGGCGACAACGGTCTCGCAGTGGGCCAGCACGGGCTCCTGGGCAAGCAGAGCGCGTACGAGCACAGCATGGGCGTCCCGCTCGTGTTCCGCGGGCCGGGGATTCCGGAGGGCCAGATGCGAAGCGCGTTGGTGTACCACCACGACGTAACAGCCACGCTGCTGGAGATGGCGGGGATGCCAAGGCCCAAGACGATGGAGGCCAAGAGCCTCGTCCCGGTGCTGACGGACCCCGCGCGGGTCCACCGTCCGGTGATGGTCAACTGCTACCAGAACCGGCAGCGCGCGGTGCACATCGGGGATTGGAAGCTGATCCGCTACAGCGTGCACGGGGTCGAGCACGCGCAGTTGTTCAACCTGGCCGAGGACCCGTGGGAGACCAAGAGCCTGCTTGGGCAGCCCGGCTCGTTCGCCCGGTATCGGGAGCTGAACGACGCGTTGCGCGACTGGATGCGGGAGCAGGACGACCCGGGGTACGACCAGTTCTTCGAGAAGGCGATCAATCGAGGAAGTAACGGACGCTCGAAACCACCACGTTCTGCCGTTTCCCGAGCGCGTTCTTGA
- a CDS encoding glycoside hydrolase translates to MGADAMVEGVAARAVGALMVGLAAIVAASGGSGTRKQEPPRSVPVLERVGDPPAMRMLPRYSPRGISLVGDSLSVQVNVGPGGANIVGDAANEPSLCVDPLHPNRIAIGWRQFDSVSSNFRQSGYAYTLDGGANWTFPGVLEANVFRSDPVLASDADGKFYYLSLMETFYDDLWSSLNGGQSWVRIGPATGGDKQWMAVDTTDSPSRGFIYQTWSTAGNNWGGRQFSRTTDGGATWMDPINIPNRPVWGTLDIAANGDLYICGASGSTFRVLRSRNAKDPGATPTFDLNRVVNLGGSIVSGGTVNPGGLSGQTWIAVDRSDGPTAGNIYLLCSVEVDGNDPCDVRFSRSTDGGNTWSPSVRVNDDPPNRNRSHWFGTMSVASNGRLDAFWNDTRDDPTSTFSVLYYSYSYDGGVTWSPNEPMSAPFNHFLGYPNQNKMGDYIGSVSDPFGVGVAYTATFNGEQDVYYLRVPARPLIVLPDTFRIDRGRLAGGGLADLFASDDSWLQARVYLGAEEVGDAIRVVVEGTSPSPHPSSLGFRLESRAQYTGVRQLLEFWNWSTGAYETLDTRFATAGADTIAEAAASGDLSRFVQPGSGTVRARIGWANLAADLAGSWRVWIDEAVWTVLP, encoded by the coding sequence ATGGGAGCAGATGCCATGGTGGAAGGAGTCGCGGCGCGCGCGGTTGGCGCGCTGATGGTTGGGCTTGCGGCGATCGTCGCCGCAAGCGGCGGGTCGGGGACACGGAAACAGGAGCCGCCCCGGTCGGTGCCGGTGCTCGAGCGCGTTGGCGATCCGCCGGCGATGCGGATGCTCCCGCGCTACTCGCCGAGGGGGATCTCCCTGGTCGGCGACAGCCTTAGCGTGCAGGTCAACGTCGGTCCCGGCGGCGCCAACATCGTGGGCGACGCGGCCAACGAACCGTCCCTATGCGTCGACCCCCTGCATCCGAACCGCATCGCCATCGGATGGCGCCAGTTCGACAGCGTCTCGTCCAACTTCCGCCAGTCGGGTTACGCGTACACCCTCGACGGTGGCGCCAACTGGACGTTCCCAGGCGTGCTTGAAGCCAACGTGTTCCGAAGCGACCCCGTGCTCGCGAGCGACGCCGACGGGAAGTTCTACTACCTCAGTCTGATGGAGACCTTTTACGACGATCTCTGGTCGTCGTTGAACGGCGGCCAGAGCTGGGTTCGGATCGGACCCGCCACGGGCGGCGACAAGCAGTGGATGGCGGTCGACACCACCGATTCGCCCAGCCGCGGGTTCATTTACCAGACGTGGAGCACGGCCGGCAACAACTGGGGAGGACGCCAGTTCAGCCGCACCACCGACGGCGGCGCCACCTGGATGGACCCGATCAACATTCCGAACCGACCGGTGTGGGGCACGTTGGACATCGCGGCGAACGGCGACCTCTACATTTGCGGGGCGAGCGGCAGCACGTTTCGCGTGTTGCGATCGCGCAACGCGAAGGACCCCGGGGCCACGCCGACGTTCGATCTCAACCGCGTGGTGAATCTGGGCGGCTCCATCGTCTCAGGCGGAACGGTCAATCCGGGAGGGCTGAGCGGCCAAACCTGGATCGCCGTCGACCGTTCGGACGGCCCCACCGCGGGCAACATCTACCTTCTGTGCTCCGTGGAGGTCGACGGCAACGACCCCTGCGACGTGCGCTTTTCCCGCAGCACCGACGGCGGCAACACGTGGAGCCCTTCGGTGCGTGTCAACGACGATCCGCCGAACCGAAATCGCTCGCACTGGTTCGGCACGATGTCGGTCGCTTCGAACGGCCGCCTCGACGCCTTCTGGAACGACACGCGGGACGATCCGACCTCGACGTTCTCGGTGCTGTACTACTCGTACTCGTACGACGGCGGGGTCACCTGGTCGCCCAACGAGCCGATGAGCGCGCCCTTCAACCACTTCCTGGGCTATCCGAACCAGAACAAGATGGGCGACTACATCGGATCGGTCTCGGACCCCTTCGGCGTCGGCGTCGCCTACACTGCGACGTTCAACGGCGAGCAGGACGTGTACTATCTGCGCGTTCCGGCGCGACCCCTGATCGTCTTGCCCGACACTTTTCGAATCGACCGCGGTCGATTGGCGGGCGGGGGCCTGGCCGACCTGTTCGCCAGCGACGACTCCTGGCTGCAGGCGCGGGTCTACCTGGGTGCGGAAGAGGTGGGCGACGCTATCCGAGTGGTGGTCGAAGGCACCTCGCCCTCTCCTCACCCCTCTTCTCTCGGGTTCCGGCTCGAGTCGCGGGCTCAGTACACAGGTGTCCGCCAACTCCTCGAGTTTTGGAACTGGAGCACGGGCGCTTACGAGACGTTGGACACGCGGTTCGCGACGGCGGGCGCCGATACGATCGCCGAGGCGGCGGCAAGCGGGGATCTGTCCCGCTTCGTGCAGCCCGGGAGCGGCACGGTGCGGGCCCGAATCGGTTGGGCGAACCTGGCCGCCGATCTGGCCGGGTCTTGGCGCGTTTGGATCGACGAAGCGGTCTGGACGGTGCTTCCCTAG
- a CDS encoding DUF1080 domain-containing protein, which translates to MLPIAAFAQKPVDILPGKDLAGWVQRGGNATYAVEGKELVGTSVLNTPNSFLCTEKTYGDFILEYDFKVDPRLNSGVQIRSECFDKPSSVMWQGKSIDVPAGRVHGYQVEIDPDPVQDRWWTAGIYDEGRRGWLFPGTVGGDAKAFTDQGRKLFKQGQWNHVRVEAVGDSIKTWLNGTPCASIHDGMTRRGFIALQVHGIGTDTSKLGIQVRWRNMKLTDLTPPPNTLSAQEKAEGWRLLWDGKTTKGWRGAKLETFPDHGWEIKDGVLTVLASGGAESAAGGDIVTTDRYSDFELVVDFKITPGANSGIKYFCEPNLDPITGTGAKAQTGSAIGLEFQILDDELHPDAKLGRDGNRTVGSLYDLIPAVGTKQPNPIGEWNTARVVSHGPHVEHWLNGQKVLEYERGSAAFRELVAQSKYKTIPGFGEWKDGHILLQDHGDRVSFRSIKIRTGKPTPRANPEKP; encoded by the coding sequence ATGCTTCCGATCGCCGCATTCGCCCAGAAACCGGTGGACATCCTGCCCGGCAAGGACCTCGCCGGCTGGGTCCAGCGGGGGGGCAACGCCACCTATGCGGTCGAGGGCAAGGAGCTCGTCGGCACGTCGGTGCTGAACACGCCCAACTCGTTCCTCTGCACCGAGAAGACCTACGGCGACTTCATCCTCGAGTACGACTTCAAGGTCGATCCGCGCCTGAACTCGGGGGTCCAGATTCGGAGCGAGTGTTTCGACAAGCCCTCTTCGGTGATGTGGCAGGGCAAGAGCATCGACGTTCCGGCCGGCCGCGTGCACGGATACCAGGTGGAGATCGATCCCGACCCCGTCCAAGATCGCTGGTGGACCGCCGGAATCTACGACGAGGGCCGTCGCGGCTGGCTCTTCCCGGGCACGGTCGGTGGCGATGCGAAGGCCTTTACCGACCAAGGGCGCAAGTTGTTCAAGCAGGGTCAGTGGAACCACGTCCGTGTCGAGGCCGTCGGGGACTCCATCAAGACGTGGCTCAACGGCACCCCGTGTGCGTCCATCCACGACGGGATGACGCGGCGCGGCTTCATCGCCCTCCAGGTCCACGGCATCGGCACGGACACCTCGAAGCTGGGCATCCAGGTGCGCTGGCGGAACATGAAGCTCACCGATCTCACCCCGCCTCCGAACACGCTGAGCGCCCAAGAAAAGGCCGAGGGCTGGCGGCTGCTGTGGGACGGCAAGACCACCAAGGGATGGCGCGGCGCCAAGTTGGAGACGTTCCCCGACCACGGCTGGGAGATCAAGGACGGGGTCCTGACCGTTCTTGCCAGCGGCGGCGCCGAATCGGCCGCGGGCGGCGACATCGTGACCACGGACCGTTACAGCGACTTTGAGCTGGTGGTCGACTTCAAGATCACCCCAGGTGCGAACAGCGGCATCAAATACTTTTGCGAGCCCAATCTCGACCCCATCACCGGCACCGGCGCCAAAGCCCAGACCGGCTCGGCGATCGGATTGGAGTTCCAGATCCTCGACGATGAACTGCACCCGGACGCCAAGCTCGGGCGCGACGGGAACCGGACCGTCGGTTCGCTTTACGACCTGATTCCAGCGGTCGGCACCAAGCAGCCGAACCCGATCGGCGAGTGGAACACCGCGCGCGTCGTGAGCCACGGGCCGCACGTCGAGCACTGGCTCAACGGCCAGAAGGTGCTCGAGTACGAGCGGGGTTCCGCGGCGTTCCGCGAGCTGGTCGCCCAAAGCAAGTACAAGACGATCCCGGGCTTCGGCGAGTGGAAGGACGGACACATCCTCCTCCAGGACCACGGGGACCGCGTCTCGTTCCGCAGCATCAAGATACGAACCGGCAAACCAACGCCCCGCGCAAACCCAGAGAAGCCATGA
- a CDS encoding Gfo/Idh/MocA family oxidoreductase: MKPKRTNDPLSTPLDRRSVLKGMLAAGGYAMLPAGVFGAVAPRRGIGPNAKVNLACVGIGNRGADIVKALNATGLANVVALCDTEMGAKHTVATLADFPGVPQFRDFRTMFDTMGSQIDAVSVATPDHSHFPIAMLAMSMGKHVYVEKPLAHSFRQIELLMAAEKKYKVACQMGNQGHSEANYFQFKAWTDAGIIKNVTKITAFMNSARRWHGMNVSDYFPAEPLPEGMDWDCWIATARRHPFNAKYLNGEWRSWYDFGDGALGDWGAHIFDTAHEFLNLGLPVEVDPVLIEGHSAFIFPQASTLAFRFPRRGSMPPLELTWYDGVKNLPPLPPDFGGGVVDPNIPPPTKGSIDTKVYPPGKVIYGEGLTFKGGSHASTLEIIPASKAKDLKLPDVPPTPSNHFVNFLRACQGEEKCRSNFAVAGPLCQAMAIGIIAQQVNAKVEFDRRTKRITNHKVADALLDGAPPRAEWAQFYKL, from the coding sequence ATGAAACCCAAAAGAACGAACGACCCTCTCTCGACACCGCTCGACCGGCGCTCCGTGCTCAAGGGGATGCTGGCGGCGGGAGGCTACGCGATGCTTCCGGCCGGCGTGTTCGGCGCCGTCGCTCCCAGACGAGGCATCGGCCCCAACGCGAAGGTGAACCTCGCGTGCGTGGGCATCGGCAACCGAGGCGCGGACATCGTCAAGGCTCTCAACGCAACCGGGCTCGCCAACGTCGTGGCGCTGTGCGACACGGAGATGGGGGCCAAGCACACGGTGGCGACGCTGGCCGACTTCCCGGGCGTGCCCCAGTTCCGGGACTTCCGCACGATGTTCGACACGATGGGGAGTCAGATCGACGCCGTGAGCGTAGCGACCCCGGACCACTCGCACTTCCCGATCGCGATGCTCGCCATGTCGATGGGCAAGCACGTGTACGTCGAAAAGCCGCTGGCGCACAGCTTCCGCCAGATCGAGCTGCTGATGGCTGCGGAGAAGAAGTACAAGGTGGCGTGCCAAATGGGCAACCAGGGCCACTCCGAAGCCAACTACTTCCAGTTCAAGGCGTGGACGGACGCGGGGATCATCAAGAACGTCACGAAGATCACCGCGTTCATGAACAGCGCGCGCCGGTGGCACGGCATGAACGTCTCCGACTACTTTCCCGCCGAACCCCTGCCCGAAGGGATGGACTGGGACTGCTGGATCGCCACTGCGCGTCGGCATCCGTTCAACGCGAAGTACCTGAACGGCGAGTGGCGCTCGTGGTACGACTTCGGCGACGGTGCCCTGGGCGACTGGGGCGCGCACATCTTCGACACCGCTCACGAGTTCCTGAATCTCGGGTTGCCCGTCGAGGTTGATCCGGTGCTCATCGAGGGGCACAGCGCCTTCATCTTCCCGCAGGCCTCGACGCTGGCGTTTCGATTCCCCCGGCGCGGGTCGATGCCGCCGCTGGAACTGACCTGGTACGACGGCGTGAAGAACCTGCCGCCCTTGCCGCCCGACTTTGGAGGAGGGGTGGTCGATCCCAATATTCCGCCTCCCACGAAGGGGAGCATCGACACGAAGGTCTACCCGCCCGGAAAGGTGATCTACGGCGAGGGGCTGACCTTCAAGGGAGGCTCGCACGCGTCCACCTTGGAGATCATCCCCGCGTCGAAGGCGAAGGACCTCAAGTTGCCGGACGTGCCCCCGACCCCCTCCAACCACTTTGTGAACTTCCTGCGCGCGTGCCAAGGCGAGGAGAAGTGCCGCTCGAACTTCGCGGTCGCGGGTCCTCTGTGCCAGGCGATGGCAATCGGCATCATCGCCCAGCAGGTGAATGCGAAGGTGGAGTTCGATCGCCGCACCAAGCGCATCACGAACCACAAAGTCGCGGACGCCCTTTTGGACGGAGCTCCGCCCCGAGCGGAGTGGGCTCAGTTCTACAAACTCTAG
- a CDS encoding PEP-CTERM sorting domain-containing protein: MKGTLFVGLMTAAALASADGVVPTAFAATEAPSTFSLTSTVTARTYMFVIDSSQLGALVNTDLNGMQWRLNGAVTANWPSVATSYTFFDIWVGAGVDPTATSNVFADNFTGGSTQVRSGPLTFNPGDFTSGGSPNAFGATVGFNSSYTYTGGDLAILMRFSTQSGATNQPSFDGVAATDTANGYGTLFAARWVGDPNATTGGNANFLVTNLVSTPVPEPATLAALGFGAAALLRRRRNR, from the coding sequence ATGAAAGGAACTTTGTTCGTTGGCTTGATGACTGCGGCAGCGTTGGCTTCTGCGGACGGTGTTGTGCCAACGGCGTTTGCTGCGACCGAGGCACCGAGCACCTTCAGCTTGACCTCGACGGTGACCGCTCGAACGTACATGTTCGTGATCGATTCGTCTCAGCTCGGCGCATTGGTCAATACGGACCTGAACGGGATGCAGTGGCGCCTCAACGGCGCGGTGACGGCAAACTGGCCAAGCGTGGCGACAAGCTACACCTTCTTTGACATTTGGGTGGGAGCGGGTGTGGACCCGACCGCGACCAGCAACGTGTTTGCGGACAACTTCACGGGTGGTTCGACCCAGGTTCGCTCAGGTCCGCTGACGTTCAACCCGGGTGACTTCACCAGCGGTGGCTCGCCGAATGCGTTTGGAGCGACCGTCGGATTCAACTCCTCCTACACCTACACGGGTGGGGACTTGGCCATCTTGATGCGCTTCAGCACGCAGAGTGGGGCGACGAACCAACCATCTTTCGACGGTGTGGCCGCGACCGACACGGCCAATGGGTACGGAACGCTCTTCGCAGCGCGATGGGTGGGTGACCCCAATGCGACGACCGGGGGGAACGCCAACTTCCTGGTCACGAACTTGGTGTCCACTCCCGTTCCCGAGCCCGCGACCCTTGCGGCACTGGGCTTCGGTGCCGCCGCGCTGTTGCGTCGCAGAAGGAACCGCTAG
- a CDS encoding DUF642 domain-containing protein: MRILKYSIGALIVATTLGLSGRATAANLVSNGDFELANLGAANSSGSGYWTFNAGNSGINNWTVGMTSVDIVRAPYPFYGTQALDLVGTPGPGSVEQTLATVAGGTYEVRFQLYWTGSAINRQINVSLGSQSLNGLELNPSDTWLSFNLTFINVEANALLRLSTNPNNGGNGNTFIDNITVEAPVPEPLTMVLAGGALAAAIRRRRR, from the coding sequence GTGAGAATTCTGAAATACTCGATCGGCGCGCTGATAGTCGCCACCACGCTTGGGCTCTCGGGCCGGGCGACCGCTGCGAATCTGGTTTCAAACGGCGACTTCGAACTTGCCAATCTGGGGGCAGCCAACTCTTCCGGCTCAGGGTACTGGACGTTCAACGCGGGCAATTCGGGAATCAACAACTGGACGGTCGGCATGACCAGCGTGGATATCGTCAGGGCGCCGTATCCCTTCTACGGGACGCAGGCGCTCGATCTCGTTGGAACCCCCGGACCCGGGAGCGTCGAACAGACTCTGGCCACCGTGGCAGGCGGGACCTACGAGGTTAGGTTCCAACTGTATTGGACGGGAAGTGCCATCAACCGGCAGATCAACGTCTCGCTTGGGTCGCAGTCTTTGAACGGACTTGAGCTCAATCCGTCGGACACCTGGCTGTCGTTCAACCTCACGTTCATCAACGTCGAGGCGAACGCGCTCCTCAGACTCTCGACCAACCCGAACAACGGCGGAAACGGCAACACGTTCATCGACAACATCACCGTGGAAGCGCCCGTGCCCGAACCGTTGACGATGGTTCTCGCGGGCGGTGCGTTGGCCGCGGCGATTCGGCGACGTCGCAGGTAG
- a CDS encoding DUF1003 domain-containing protein translates to MDAELVPCGVCGKSVPESSAVPGDAVREALWPALRERSPEWQPQGFVCRECLDRARVQYIVDAISSDQGELSEIERDVVESLKNHELLVADLHDEFETPPSFGDRVADRVASFGGSWAFIGLFLGIMVCWIGINGFALLAHPFDPFPFILLNLVLSCLAAMQAPVIMMSQNRHAEKDRLQAEHDYKVNLKAELEIRHLHEKLDHLVMHQMQRLMEIQQLQIDMLEEFDAHLRGDSK, encoded by the coding sequence GTGGATGCAGAACTCGTTCCCTGTGGCGTGTGCGGCAAATCGGTTCCGGAGTCGTCCGCCGTGCCCGGCGATGCAGTCCGGGAGGCGCTTTGGCCGGCGCTTCGAGAACGCTCGCCCGAGTGGCAGCCCCAGGGCTTCGTCTGCCGCGAGTGCCTCGACCGAGCGCGCGTGCAGTACATCGTCGACGCCATCAGCAGCGATCAAGGAGAGCTTTCGGAGATCGAGCGCGACGTGGTGGAGAGTCTCAAAAACCACGAACTGCTGGTCGCCGACCTTCACGACGAATTCGAAACTCCGCCATCGTTCGGAGACCGTGTCGCCGACCGGGTGGCGTCGTTCGGGGGAAGCTGGGCGTTCATCGGCCTCTTCCTCGGCATCATGGTTTGCTGGATCGGGATCAACGGGTTTGCCCTGCTCGCCCACCCGTTCGACCCCTTTCCCTTCATCTTGCTGAACCTCGTGCTTTCGTGCCTTGCGGCCATGCAGGCGCCGGTCATCATGATGAGCCAGAACCGCCATGCGGAGAAAGACCGATTGCAGGCCGAGCACGACTACAAGGTCAACCTGAAGGCGGAGTTGGAGATACGCCACCTGCACGAGAAGCTGGACCATCTCGTGATGCACCAGATGCAGCGCCTGATGGAGATCCAGCAGCTCCAGATCGACATGCTGGAGGAGTTCGACGCGCACCTTCGAGGCGATTCAAAGTGA